The sequence below is a genomic window from Rhizobium sp. NXC14.
ATCAACGAGGAGCGCGCCGCCAAGATCCTCAGGAAATGGGCGATCGACGACGCAGCATAAAAGGAGGCCGGGGCAACCCGGCCTTTTTCGTGTTATTCACGCTTTTCACTACCTGAGCAGGATTGTTATCGGTCGCCCGCAAGAGAGCTGATATCTCATTACCCAGTCTGTATTTGGCCGCGGGTGTCGAATGGGGAATAGATCCAATCGCCTCAAGAAATTTGGACAAAACTGTTGAGGATCACTCGCGTAAAACGCGAATGAAGTTGCGGTACAGCCAGAATCATCTTACCCTTTCCAGTATTCTGAGGGGCGCGAGTCGTCCTCGAATCACGGCATGAGCAGCAACGAAAGTAAATCCCTAGAAGTCGGAGATGGTGATTTACACCGGCTGGCTTACCCTTGAGTGATTCGAAATGGGATTCGAGCGGAGCTTGAATTGAATCCTTTGCAAAAAAAATGCTGCTGCACCGAGTTTGATCGTTCCTCAGCCCCAGGAAATTGCCAATGGATATGACGATATCTCAGGCGAGCAAAGGCGAGAGGCAAATGGCGAATTTCGCGAGCGTGGTGGCGCCGGCTCTCTTGCCGCGCGACGAGCTGATTCGGCGCCTGCACGGTGTCGCCGACACTGGCAGATTGCAGTCCGGTCTGCGCGCGCTGACGGACTATGTGGGTGCCTCGCACTATCTTCTGGCGCGCTGTGATCTCATCCAGGAAAGCGGCCTCGATTTCATCGTATCGTCTGACTGGCCGTTCGATCTGGTCAAGGATATCGCCAACGATCTGGTCGGCGGCTATGCCCGTTCGACCGAGCTGGAAAAATGCATGCAGGTTTTCCAGCCGAGCTTCGCTCTTCTGCCAGATCACGCCGATGCGCCTGATGGCGCCAGCCGCCAGTATTGCTCATTGACCTTCAATGTCGGCCGCTCGCGGCTCGCCTTGATGTTCCTGTTCGGCGAAGGCTTCATCCTGTCGCCGGAGCGCCTGCGGGATGTGGGACTGCTTGCCGGCTATGTCGCGAGCTTCGTTCGCTGCGGCGGCGCAAGGAACGATCGCGATTTCGAACTGACTGACCGCGAGCTGGAATGCCTTTTCTGGATCGCCGAGGGCAAGACCAGCGACGAGATTGCGATGATTCTCGGAATATCTCGCAATACGATCAACAACTACATCACCAGCGTGATGCGCAAGACGGCGACCAAGACCCGGTCGGAGGCCATTGCCTTCGCGGTCCGCAACAATCTCGTATAGGGGAATCCATGGGACATCCATCAAGCAGGGCGATGAACGGCGCCGATCCGCTGCGCATGGTGCGGATGAACAGGATTTCCAGCCGTTCGGATCTTTTTCCGCGGCTGATTGCGATGCAGAAGCTCGCTGACGCTCAGGGCTTCGCGATCTACCGTGTCAGCGGCTCGGGACTACCGGCAAAGCAGCGGCTTGTCTGCGAGCTCGAGAATTGGGGCCCTTCGAATACCGGTTTTGGCAAGGCTCTCACGGACGCCTATGGCGATATTCTTCTCGACCATATCGAAAAGTCGCTGCTGCCGCTTTCATGGGCCGGCGCTCATGACAGGGCGGCCCCCGGTCCGGCGGATTTCTCGCCCTTCATGACGCGCCTGAAGGATGGAATTCTGCCTTTTTCCGGCCTCGCCTTCCCGGTGCGGCTCGGCGCTGTCGGCAATGGCTTCATCCTTTTCACCGGCGATGATATCGATCCTGCCAGCGATACGATCGTCGAGCTGCACGGCCGCTGCTGCCACGTGATGATGGATCTGCTCTCGCTGGACGAACGCCGCTCGGCGGCCGCCGAAGCGCTGAGCGAACGCGAAGTCGCCTGTCTCCAGCTCGCCGGCGATGGCCGTATCAGCGAAGAGATCGCCGAAAAACTCGGCCTGTCCGTACACACCGTCAATGCCTATCTCGGCTCGGCGACCATCAAGCTCGATTCCGTCAATCGCATTCAGGCGATCGCCAAGGCGATCCGGCTCGGCTACATCAGCTGAACCGGGGGGACACTCACTTCAGGGACGGCGAAAATGCCCTGAGGCAAATCAGCTGGCGAGCGCGCGCGGCGGTTTCACGCTGTAGCGGGATTGCCGAAGGCTCTTTTCCAGAAAGGCTGTATTCTCGTCGGGATCGGATGAGGGATCTTCGAAGGCGATGTGGTTGATTTCAATGCCGGCATGATTGTCGGCAAGGGCGAGCTGGGCATAGACGGTGACGCCGCGCGGCTTGATTTCCAGGTCGAGAACGACTTCCGGCTTGCCGCCCCATTCCAGCGTATAATTTCCGCCAAGGCCGAAATTGACGGTGCCGGGATGAAAGAAAAGCTCCGCCGCCGAAGCGACGAGATCGGCCAGATTGCCGTAATACTCGAAGCGCAGCAGTGAAATGAGGTCAGAGGCATCCAGAAGGCGCAGTTCGGTGGCGACCGGGCTGATCGCCTCTGCGAGGATCTTTTCACGCTGGGCAGAGTGAGGGCATTTTTTCATTCGGCTTATCTTACCCGTTTGTTCTTGGCGTCTGCGGCGTAGACCCTGTGTATGAGCTCCGCAACGGCCTTATAGAAGACTGACGGTATGACACTATCGACCGAGACTTGCGCAAACATGGAGCGCGCGAGCGGTGGGTCCTCGAACACCGGGATGCCGTTCTGCTCGGCAATCTCCCTGATTTTGAGCGCAATCAGGTCCTGGCCCTTTGCCAGAACGACCGGCGCGTCGTTCTCTTCACGCGCATAGCGCAGCGCCACGGCGTAGTGCGTCGGGTTGGCGATGACAAGCGTGGCGCGGTGCACGTTGGCGATCATGCGCCGGCGGGCGCGGTCGCGCATCAGCGAGCGCTGGCGGCTTTTGACAAAGGGATCGCCCTGCGCCTGCTTGTTTTCTTCCTTCACCTCGTGGCGCGTCATCTTGAGCTCGGTGAACCAGTGATGGCGCGTCCAGAAAAGGTCGGCGATCGCCACGATCGCGGTAGCGATCAGCATGACGATGATGATCTTGCGCATCGCCGTCATCATTCGCACGAGGATTGTCTGCGGATCGGAGAACATGGCATCAATCGAGCCGAAATATTCGCTCCTGAGCACGAAGAACAGGACGACCCCGACGACGACGACCTTGAACAGCGACTTTCCGAACTCGACGAGGCCGGGCAGGCTGAAGAGCCGTGACCAGCCCTTCACCGGAGAGATGCGCGAGGCTTGCGGCCTGATCCGTTCGAGCACAGGCGTCGGCAGGTTCTGGAAGATCGAGGAGGCGATGCCGAAGACCATGAACAGGATGAGGGCGGGTGCCAGCAGCGCCGCGCTCGACCAGCCGAGCCGGACGAAGAGCGCCAGAATGTCCGGGCCCGTCTCGATTTTCCATTGGTCGGGCTGCTCGAAAATGTCGCGCAGCGTTTCGCCCATGCGGCCGACGCTGTCGGGAAGGAAGAACACCAGATAGATGAAAGTGGCGAGGATGGTCGCGAAGATCGACAGCTCGCGCGAAAACGGCACATTGCCTTTTTCCGCGGCGTCGGTTCGCTTCTTCGCGGTCGGGGCTTCTGTTTTGCTGTCCTTGTCATCATCTGCCAAGTCGCGGCCCTCCGTCAAAAAAACAGGCCGCAGCTCATGCGTGCCACCCCGAACCGGGCAGCGATTCTGGGATGACGAGATGCGTCAAAGCAAAAACCCAAAGCGCGCCGCAGAAACCGAGTGCTCTGCGACACGCCATAGAATGCGGCCGATCGATGAAGGGTAGTCGCCTGAGGCGCGGCGATCAACAACGGCCTGTTTGTCGGCCGGATTTGTCAACAGTCTCAGAAGCTCATGCGGCGGCCGAAGCTTCGCCTTCCTTCTCCTTGAGCTCGATCTGGCCTGAGTTGGCCAGGCGAATCGCCTCCTGCGCCACGGCGCGGCGCGCAATGGCGATCTCGCGCGGGTTGACGCCGCCCATGCCGCTCTGCAGATCCGATTCGATCATACGGCGCTGGCGCGGACTGATGGCGGACAGAACCGATTCGCGGATATCGGCCGGCGAGCCGCGCAACGAGACGGTGAGCACGTCGGTCGAAATATCGTTGAGCAGCAGGACGCGGCTGCGCTGCGGCATGTACATGAGGTCCTCGAAGAGGAAGATCTTCGGCCGAACCTTGTTGACCGATTCGCGGCTGATCGATTCGAGCGAGGTGAGCAGCGTGTCGACCTGCGGCTTGTCGAGCTCGTTCATGAGATCGGCGACCTTCGTCGAGCCGGCAGCGTTGCGCTCTGCCTCGATTTCGGCAAGCAGCGTCATCACCTGGTTCTCGATGATCTGCGCCGCCTTCGGGCTGACGGCCTTCATATTGACCGTCCGGTTCATGATGTCGGCGCGGCGGTTGTCGGGGAGCTGCAGCAGCACCTTGGCGCCGAAGGCGGAGGGCATCATCGACAGAATATAGGCGACGGTCTGCGGATGTTCGCGCAGCAGGAACTGTGCGACGAATGCCGGCTCGGCCTCGCTGAGGCGATCCCAGATCGAGGTCTCGTAGGCTTGGAAGGCCGTGCGGCGGCCGAGCAGGCTGTCCACCTCGTCGGGGGTCAGGCCTTCTTCCAGAATGGCTTCGATTGCTTTGGCATTGTCCATCAGTCCGGCGCCCTCGGTAAAGAGGTCCTCGAACTCGGAGACGAGGGACAGGAGCTCGTCCGGCGGAATGGCGCGCAGCGACTGGGCAGATGCGATAATGGTCTGCAACTCGGCCTGAGTGAAATATTTCAACAGCCGGCCGGCGACACCCTTTCCCATGGCGAGAAGGACCGCCGCCGCCTTTTCAGCCTGGGTCAACGGTTTCCCGGCTAGCGCGCCGCCGAAATCGTCAAAGTCCATCATGGTCTAACCTCTCCGTCCCCACAGGGATCAGGCTTTTTTCGTACTCAAAACTTCTATCAGCTTCACGCCGAATCGGGTGTCGTCGTTATCAAGAACCGTAATCTCGCCGCGTGCAATCCTGCGGCCGTTCACCATGATCTCAACGGGTTCGCCGATTTTCTTGTCGAGAGCGATCGTCGCTCCTTCATTGAGATTCATCAGGCTGGAGACCTGCATCCGGCTGGTGCCGAGCATGATCTGGACATCGATCGGAATGTCCATGATCAGCTCGAAGTTCGAGGTCAGCGCGCTGCCGAGCGGCGCCGAGGACGCCTCGAACGAAGAGCTGCCGCCGAAATCCATGCCTGCAGCCGGGCTGGCATTGCCTGCGCCGAAATCGCCGCCGAAATCATCGCCGCCGAAAGGGGAATCCGAAATCTCGCCGCCGAAGGCGGCCAGATCCGTTCCTGCCGCGAAGTCGTCATTCTCCAGCTCACCGCCAAACTGCGACAGGTCGCTATCGGCGTCCTTCTTCAGCACGCCGCGCAGATCGTCGATCGCCTGGTCAAGATCGGCTTCGCTGCCCGGCATATCCAGGGAGAGGTCACTGTTCTGCTGTGTTTTCTTCGTTGCCATGAAATCACTATTCCAGTTGAAACTTGCCTCAAACTGCCTTTGCAGCCCAGAAGCCAGAGAACCGATCAATTCATTAAGTGACGGATGAGTTCGTCATCCGAGTTCATCGTATCCTTGACGCGGACCATGTAGTTTTCGCCAGAACGCCCGAATTCGCATATATACAATTCCTTGCTGTTGGCGCTGACCTCGACGCGTACGTCGCCGCTGTCGCGGAACGGAATGACGTCGCCGGCCATCAGCTTCGATATGGTGCGCAGCGTCAGGTCCTGTAACCTGATCCTGGCTTCGAGTGTGACATGCGAGCGGCGGACCTGATCGCCGAGCTGTTCGGTCCATTCCGGCGAATTGCCGCCGGTCTGGCGCTTCGGCTTTGGCGGCGTCACCTTGGTCTTGAGCAGCGCCGTCTGTGGAATGATCAGTGCGAATTCCGAAACAATGCCGGCGAGCGTGATCGACATGTTGATGGCGGCGGCAAATTCGTCCGGCTTGTCCTCCGCCGGCCGGGGGCGCGAGTCATGCGCATGCGGGGCCGAAAGACTGGGCTCGAAACCGCCCGGTGCGTTCACCGCCGAGCGCAGCACCTTGGCGATCTTGTCGAAGACCATGACCGCCAGATCGAGTTCGATGACCGAGAGCAGCCGCTCGGCCGGCTCCTCGATCGTATCGGCGGTGGCGCCGAGCAGGTGTTCCATCAGCGTGATGACGAAACCGTTGCCGCAGGCAAGCGCGACGTTCTGAGACCAGTTGCGCAACGTCGCGTCGACGAGCGTGACGTTGTGGCTGAGGTCGTCGATCAGGTGGTTCTTATAGCCGATCTCGCAGCCGAGATAGCTGACGGTCACGTCGAGGCCGGTCTCGCTTTTGATGACGTCGGGAAAGAACTCGCTATAGACATCCCCAAAGGCGCTGCAGATCTTGGCGACCCTGCCCCTGTCTCCGAGCCCGCCGGTCAGCTTGGCGAGAAGGGCGGGATCCATTGCCGGTTTGTCATGTGAAGCATCGCTCATGGTCATTTAAGCCGCCTTGTTCTCGCCGCCTGGGTTCATCATTTCCTGTTCGACGGCATCGATGGACGGACGTTCGTAGGCCGAGATCGTCTTGCGGCCGTATTCGAGAGCGACCTGCGGCACCGAGCCGTTCATATAGGCAAGCAGCGTCTGCTTGACGATGACATAGAGGCGATGCTGCTTGTTGCGGACGACCTTGATCTGGGAAACCAGCGGCGAGCAGACGCAGTAGGACAGCAGAATGCCGAGGAAGGTGCCGACGAGCGCCGAACCGATCAGATGGCCGAGCACCTCGGGCGAATCGTTGATGTGGGCCATCGCCTTGATGACGCCGAGAACGGCCGCGACGATACCGATCGCCGGGAAGGAATCGCCCATGATCTGGATCGCGTGATAGGGTTTCATCTTGTCGTGCATGATTGTGTTGAGCTCTTCGTCCATCAGCGCCTCGATTTCGTGGCTACGGGCGTTGCCGATGATGATCAGGCGGACGTAATCGCAGATGAACGCCGTCAGCTCCTTGTTCTTCAGCACCGTCGGAGCCTGCTGGAAGATCGTCGATTCGGCAGGATTGTCGATATGGGCTTCGATTTCGTTTCGCGACTTGGTGCGCAGGTCGCGCATCAGCGAGTAGAGCACGCCGAGCGTATCGAGATAGTTCCGCTCCTTCGGAACGGCGTGCTTGAAGGCCTCTGCAAGCGCCTTACCGGAATCCTTTACCACCTTCATCGGGTTCGCCATGATGAAGCTGCCGAGGCCGGCGCCGCCGATGATGAGAAATTCGAAGGGCTGGAACAGCGCGTCCACTTCGCCGCCCATCGCCATGAAGCTGCCGACGATGCAGCCGCAGACAACAATAAATCCGATAATGATGTTCATCGTCAGCCCAATCTGAACGTTGCTTTTCTCTAGGACGGATAGGGTTTCTGCCTTGCGTGAGGCTGATGAACGGGTCGGTCCGGGCATTTCCACGTGCCAGCTTCGCGCAAGCATCTGCCGCCAATCTAAAGGAGACGAATGGGCGCTCGCGCCCGTTTCTGAGATGCCGCCTCAGCGAAATTCCGGCCGAACCAGATCAGACGACGCCCGGCTTTTCGTCCCGTTCATCGCCAATGCTTGGAGCTTACAGACATGCAATCCGGTCTTTACGTTTCTCTGTCGTCGCAGATGGCGCTTGAAAAGCGCCTGAACACCATCGCCGACAACATGGCGAACGTGAACACCACGGGTTTTCGCGCCACCGAGGTGAAGTTCGACGAGATGGTGGCGGCCACCAAGAACAAGCTGAACACCAAGGTCGCCTTCGTTTCTCAGGGCAACGACTATCTGAACGAGCAGAACGGCGAGTTGCAGCACACCGGCAACATGCTCGATTTCGCGCTTAAGGGCGACGCCTGGTTTGCGCTCGATACGCCAGCCGGCCGTGTGCTCACGAGGGACGGCCGCTTTACGCTCAAGGAAACCGGCGAACTCGTATCGATCCGGGGATATCCCGTCCTCGATGCCGGCGGCGCACCGATTCAGCTGGACACGAAGGCCGGCGAGCCGGCTGTCGGCAGCGATGGCATCATCTATCAGGGCGACCGCCAGGTCGGCTCCCTCGGCCTGTTCGAGGCCGATATCAGCAAGGGTTACCTGCGTTACGAAAACAGCGGCATCATGACCACCGACCAGCCGCGCGCCGTCGTCGACCGCTTCAATGTCGGTGTCGAGCAGGGCTATCTGGAAAATTCCAACGTTAACGCCATGCGCGAGATCACTCAGCTGATCGAAGTCAACCGTGCCTTCGAAAGCATTTCCTCGCTGATGCGCGACAGCGAGGATTCGTTCAAGCAGGCCGTCCAGACGCTTGGGGGCAGCCGCTAAGCAATGAGCACAACGCTACTGTCCGAAGACGGCCTTTCTCCGAAGCTCGCGCATCTGGCGGGTCTCGTCGATCGATACGCATCGCCGGAATTCGCCGTCGCTCATGGCGGTCGCGTCCAGACCATCGCTGCCGGCCACTATACTGTTCGCGGTCTCTCGCGTCATGTTCGTCTCGGTGAATTCGTCGCGCATAAATCGGCGACCGGCATCCATCTCGGCGAGGTCGTGCGTGTCGAGCCGGACCTGATCTATGTCTGCCCGATCGAACCCGGTGAGCCGATCGGCATCCATGACACGGTCATTCGCAAGGGCGCCTTCCGAATTTCGCCATCCGACAGCTGGTGCGGGCGCACGATCAATTCGCTGTGTGAGCCGATCGACGGTCTGGGACCGATCGCCCAGGGGCTCGATCGCCGCTCGATTTCCAACGCCGCGCCACCCTCGATGACGCGCCAGCGCGTGGCGACCGGCTTCAAGACCGGCGTGCGTGCGATCGACATCTTTTCGCCGCTCTGCCTCGGCCAGCGTCTCGGCATCTTTGCCGGCTCCGGCGTCGGCAAGTCGACGCTTCTGTCCATGCTTGCCCGCGCCGACGCCTTCGACAAGGTGGTCATCGCCCTCGTCGGCGAACGCGGCCGCGAGGTGCGCGAATTCATCGAGGATACGCTCGGCAGCAATATGAAGAAGGCGATTGCCGTCGTCGCGACCAGCGACGAAAGCCCGATGCTGCGCAAGATGGCGCCGCTGACGGCGGTCACAATCGCCGAGCATTTCCGCGACAAGGGCGAGAACGTGCTCTTCATCGTCGACAGCGTCACCCGTTTCGCCCATGCGATCCGCGAGGTGGCGACCGCCTCCGGCGAACCGCCGATCGCCCGCGGTTATCCCGCCTCCGTTTTCACCGAGCTGCCGCGCCTGCTCGAACGCGCTGGTCCTGGCCCGGAGGGCGCCGGCACGATCACCGCCATCATCTCGATCCTCGTCGATGGCGACAATCACAACGACCCGATCGCCGATTCGACGCGCGGCATTCTCGACGGCCATATCGTCTTGCAGCGCAGTCTTGCCGAGGAAGGGCGCTATCCTCCGATCGATCCGCTCGCCTCGATCTCGCGTCTTGCCCGCAAGGCCTGGACGCCGGATCAGGAAAAGCTGGTGTCGCGATTGAAGGTGTTGATCCACCGCTTTGAGGAAACGAGGGACCTGCGGCTGATCGGCGGTTATCGCCAAGGCGCCGATCCTGATCTCGACATGGCGGTCAAGCAGGTCCCTATCATTTACGACGTCCTGAAACAGTCTCCAGGCGATCGCGACTCGGTCGACGCTTTTGCCGATCTCGCCGGCGCGCTCAAGGCTGCTGCCGGCATGGGCAATCAGGGCGCACCCATGCAGAGGAGATAATAGTGGCTGATTTCGATGATGAACGCATCGCTTCCCTGAAGCCGCGCGACAAGACCGCCACTCTGGATCGGTTTCTCACCTTCGCCGGCCTGGCGCTTGCCGGCGCCTCCGCCTTTTTCCCCTGGTACGTCTTCTTCAATGCGGACAAGTTCGGCATCAACGTCGCCACCAGCAGCAATTCGCGCGAACTGCCGGATTGGCCCGCCCGCAACGTCTTCAGCGTCTCTCCGCTGGCCATGGTCAACAAGAACGAGGCAGCCAAGAAGGCTCCGCCGGTCGATCCGCTGACGACGGCGACGGTCTCCGATCTCGGCAAGCAGCGTGACGGCGGCGCGATGCTGGAAGACCAGCCTTTCCCGGGCAAGTCTTCCTTCCGCCTTCTGCATGTGTCCAACGGCCGAGCGCTGATCGAGGATCCCTCGGGCATGTATGTGGTGCGCATCGGCTCGGTCCTGCCCGACGAAAGCCGCCTGGCGATGATCGAGCAGCGCGAGGGCAAGTGGGTGATCATCACCTCCAAGGGCGATATCTACAAGAACGATTGAACCTCTTCGCAAAGGCTGAAGACAAGAGGGCTCCCCCGCAAACCGGCAGGAGCCCTTTTCTCTGGCGGCCTTGGGCGAAGCGCCTCGATGGCCGGATTCCCGTAAGTCCCACGCAAGATTACCGCTCTAGGTTCCGGATAGTAAAAACGGAGAGTTCTCATGCAACCGATCCAACTTTTCGACTTGGCTTCGCGACAGGCGGAATGGCTGACGATCCGTCAGCAGGTTGTTGCCGGCAACATCGCGAATGCCAATACGCCGAAATTCCGCGCCAAAGACGTCACGCCCTTCGATGCCGTGCTGGACAGGTCTGACATCACCATGGCGCGCACCAATCCGGCGCACTTCAGCGGCAACGATTTCAGCGCAAGCGGCGATATCGACGTCAAGGAAGCGGCCCTCGACCAGGAGATCGGCATTCAGGAATCCGGCAACACCGTCGGTTTGGCCGAGGAGCTTTCCAAGTCGGGTGACATCAAGCGCCAATACGATCTGAACACCTCGCTGGTCAGCTCCTTCAATCGCATGATGTTGATGACGGTCAGGAAGTAAGTGTCATGGATCCGCTTTCCGCAGCTATGAAAATCGCCGGTTCGGGGCTCGAGGCGCAATCGACGCGCCTGCGCATCGTCTCGGAAAACATTGCGAACGCCCGCTCGACCGGTGACACGCCGGGCGCCGATCCCTATCGCCGCAAGACGATCACCTTCGGCCAGCAGATGGACCGCACCAGCGGCGTCGAGACCGTCAACGTCAAGAAGGTCGGTGTCGACGAAGGCGACTTCAGCACCGAATTCGACCCCAGCAATCCGGCGGCGGACGCCAAGGGCGTCGTCAAATTGCCGAACGTCAACATCCTGGTCGAGATGGCCGACATGCGTGAAGCCAATCGCTCCTATGATGCCAATCTGCAGACCATCAAGCAGACCCGCGACCTCATCTCGTCCACGATCGATCTTCTGAAGAGCCAATAATCAATGATCAGCAGCGTCCAGAATGTCAGCAATCTTTCGATGACCCGCGCGCTCGGCGCCGTCGACTCCGAAAATTCCGCCTCGTCCTCCGCAACAGCCATGCCGGGCACCGCAGGTGCGGCCAACGGCCTGAGCTTCGCCTCCGTGCTGGGCGGCATGGCGACCGACGCCGTCAACAACCTGAAGGGTGCCGAAAGCATGTCCTTCGCCGGCATCAAGGGCACGGCGACGACCCGTGAAGTCGTCGATTCCATGCTCCAGGCCGAGCAGACGCTGCAGACCGCGATTGCCATCCGCGACAAGGTCGTTTCGGCCTTTCTCGAAGTCACCAAGATGCAGATGTAACTGATTTGAGGACGAACACATGAGAGCGCTCGCCATCGCAGCAACGGGCATGGATGCCCAGCAGACCAATCTGGAAGTCATCGCGAACAACATTGCGAACATCAACACGACGGGATTCAAGCGGGCTCGCGCCGAGTTCACCGACCTTCTCTACCAGACCGAACGCGCCAAGGGCGTCGCCAACCGGGCCAACCAGGCCGTCGTTCCCGAAGGCGCCAATATCGGCCTCGGCGTCCAGACCTCCGCGGTCCGCAACCTGCATCTCCAGGGCGAACTCACGCAGACAGGCAACGATCTCGACGTGGCGCTGATCGGCAAGGGCTTCTTTCAGATCCAGTCGACCGATGGCACGACGCTCTACACTCGAGCCGGCGCTTTCAACAAGAATGACCAGGGCCAGCTCGTCACCATCGACGGCTATGAAGTCCTGCCTGGGATCACCATCCCTCAGGGTTCGACCGAACTGACCATCAGCCGCTCCGGCGAGGTCTCGGCCAAGCTGCCGGGCCAGACCGATCCGACCGTTCTCGGACAGCTGACGCTTGCCGATTTCGTCAACGAAGCGGGCCTTCAGCCGATCGGCGACAATCTCTTCCAGGAAACGCCGGCCTCGGGCGAGGCGGTCGTCGGCAACCCTGACGAGGAAGGCTTTGCCTATATGAAGCAGGGTTATCTGGAATCCTCGAACGTCGACCCGGTGAAGGAAATCACCGAGCTGATATCGGCTCAGCGTGCTTACGAAATGAATTCCAAGGTGATCACCACGGCTGATGAAATGGCCTCCATCGTCAGCAAGAACCTGAAGTAAAGGGAAGGGCCGAAACATGATGTTTTGCCGGGCAGGACGCATCTCAGGATGGGTGGCGGTAGCCACGATCGCAATCGCGGGCATCATCTTGCCCGTGAATGCGGATGCCGGCATGGGTTATGCCGTCGTCCCGACGACGATCATCTATCCCGGCGACACGTTGTCGGGCAGCCAGCTTCAGGAGGTTGAGGTCACCAACCCCAACCTCGCCGGCGATTATGCCAAATCGATTTCGCAGGTCGAAGGTCTGGTTTCCAAACGCACGCTGCTGCCGGGCCGTACGATCTCGGTTTCAGCGCTGCGCGAACCCTATACGGTGACGCGCGGCTCTTCGATCCGCCTGGTCTTCTCTCTCGGCGCAATGACGATCTCCGCCGCCGGCACGCCGCTTGAAGACGGTGCGACGGGGCAGGTGGTCCGTGCGCGTAATATGGATTCCGGCGTCATCGTCAGCGGCACGGTGCTTGCGGAC
It includes:
- the flgG gene encoding flagellar basal-body rod protein FlgG — its product is MRALAIAATGMDAQQTNLEVIANNIANINTTGFKRARAEFTDLLYQTERAKGVANRANQAVVPEGANIGLGVQTSAVRNLHLQGELTQTGNDLDVALIGKGFFQIQSTDGTTLYTRAGAFNKNDQGQLVTIDGYEVLPGITIPQGSTELTISRSGEVSAKLPGQTDPTVLGQLTLADFVNEAGLQPIGDNLFQETPASGEAVVGNPDEEGFAYMKQGYLESSNVDPVKEITELISAQRAYEMNSKVITTADEMASIVSKNLK
- the fliI gene encoding flagellar protein export ATPase FliI, translated to MSTTLLSEDGLSPKLAHLAGLVDRYASPEFAVAHGGRVQTIAAGHYTVRGLSRHVRLGEFVAHKSATGIHLGEVVRVEPDLIYVCPIEPGEPIGIHDTVIRKGAFRISPSDSWCGRTINSLCEPIDGLGPIAQGLDRRSISNAAPPSMTRQRVATGFKTGVRAIDIFSPLCLGQRLGIFAGSGVGKSTLLSMLARADAFDKVVIALVGERGREVREFIEDTLGSNMKKAIAVVATSDESPMLRKMAPLTAVTIAEHFRDKGENVLFIVDSVTRFAHAIREVATASGEPPIARGYPASVFTELPRLLERAGPGPEGAGTITAIISILVDGDNHNDPIADSTRGILDGHIVLQRSLAEEGRYPPIDPLASISRLARKAWTPDQEKLVSRLKVLIHRFEETRDLRLIGGYRQGADPDLDMAVKQVPIIYDVLKQSPGDRDSVDAFADLAGALKAAAGMGNQGAPMQRR
- the flgC gene encoding flagellar basal body rod protein FlgC; amino-acid sequence: MDPLSAAMKIAGSGLEAQSTRLRIVSENIANARSTGDTPGADPYRRKTITFGQQMDRTSGVETVNVKKVGVDEGDFSTEFDPSNPAADAKGVVKLPNVNILVEMADMREANRSYDANLQTIKQTRDLISSTIDLLKSQ
- a CDS encoding flagellar protein, whose product is MADFDDERIASLKPRDKTATLDRFLTFAGLALAGASAFFPWYVFFNADKFGINVATSSNSRELPDWPARNVFSVSPLAMVNKNEAAKKAPPVDPLTTATVSDLGKQRDGGAMLEDQPFPGKSSFRLLHVSNGRALIEDPSGMYVVRIGSVLPDESRLAMIEQREGKWVIITSKGDIYKND
- a CDS encoding flagellar hook-basal body complex protein FliE: MISSVQNVSNLSMTRALGAVDSENSASSSATAMPGTAGAANGLSFASVLGGMATDAVNNLKGAESMSFAGIKGTATTREVVDSMLQAEQTLQTAIAIRDKVVSAFLEVTKMQM
- the flgB gene encoding flagellar basal body rod protein FlgB; the protein is MQPIQLFDLASRQAEWLTIRQQVVAGNIANANTPKFRAKDVTPFDAVLDRSDITMARTNPAHFSGNDFSASGDIDVKEAALDQEIGIQESGNTVGLAEELSKSGDIKRQYDLNTSLVSSFNRMMLMTVRK
- the flgA gene encoding flagellar basal body P-ring formation chaperone FlgA, whose protein sequence is MMFCRAGRISGWVAVATIAIAGIILPVNADAGMGYAVVPTTIIYPGDTLSGSQLQEVEVTNPNLAGDYAKSISQVEGLVSKRTLLPGRTISVSALREPYTVTRGSSIRLVFSLGAMTISAAGTPLEDGATGQVVRARNMDSGVIVSGTVLADGTIHVRAK